From the Bacteroidia bacterium genome, the window TCTCAAAATTACTCTGTGAAAACAAGATATCATCGGATTCAATCATATCATTGTTACTCATCACAACTGCCAGTTCAATAATTGATTTCAACTCTCTGACATTGCCAGGAAAATGATAAGCCAGAAGTTTATTCTGAGCTTTAGCAGACATTTTTTTTACAGGCAGTTGATTGTCTTTACAAAACTGAGTGATAAAATATTTAGCAAGTAGAATAATGTCCTTTTCTCTCTCACGAAGAGGTGGCAGGTTTATCTGAAGTCCATAAAGTCTGTAATACAAATCTTCTCTGAATCTGTTCTTTTTTACCTCGTCAAGCAGGTTACGGTGGGTAGCAGCAATTATGCGTGTATTAATTTTTAAAGGCTTGTTACTTCCTACACGCACCACTTCTTTTTCCTGCAACACACGAAGGAGTTTTGCCTGCAGGGATAGCTCCATTTCTGCAATTTCGTCTAAAAATAAGGTGCCACCATCGGCCTCTTCAAATTTTCCAATTCGGCTTTGAAGTGCACCTGTAAACGCACCCTTTTCATGACCAAACAATTCACTTTCGGCAAGTTCAATAGGAATAGCTGCCATGTTTATGGCAACAAATCCCGACTTTTCCCTTGACGAATTGTAATGAATAGCCTTTGCAATTTCTTCTTTCCCTGTACCCGTTTCACCCGATATGGTTACTGTGATGTTGGTGGCCGCTGCCTTTTCGATAAGCGGAAACAATGCTTGAAAATTGCTGCTACTGCCAATCAACCTATCCTGAAAATTATATTTTTTCTCCACCTCTTTTTCAAGGCGTGAAATTTTTTGTTTCAACCCCTGTCGCTCTTTTATCAGCTCTACCGTATTGAGCAGTTTCTCTCGTATATCTTTCGATTTAACAAAATAGTCAACTGCTCCTGATTTTAACAATTCTATAGCAGTGTCAATGTTGTGTTGTTCGGAGATGATGAGCGTATCGGCATCAGGGCATTGTTCTTTAATGAGTCCGAGCAAAGTACTTCCATCAGTGTCGGGAAGATGATAATCAATGGTAATGATGTCGGGGTGCAGATGAAGGTTCTTCAGTACTTCTTTACCTGTGCTGAAAACCGTTACAGCATGATCGGGGTTCAAGGACAACACATAGTGCAGAAACTCTCTGTACCAGTCGTCATCTTCTACAACGAAAATACGTGTAATGGAGGTGGTATTCA encodes:
- a CDS encoding sigma-54 dependent transcriptional regulator translates to MMNTTSITRIFVVEDDDWYREFLHYVLSLNPDHAVTVFSTGKEVLKNLHLHPDIITIDYHLPDTDGSTLLGLIKEQCPDADTLIISEQHNIDTAIELLKSGAVDYFVKSKDIREKLLNTVELIKERQGLKQKISRLEKEVEKKYNFQDRLIGSSSNFQALFPLIEKAAATNITVTISGETGTGKEEIAKAIHYNSSREKSGFVAINMAAIPIELAESELFGHEKGAFTGALQSRIGKFEEADGGTLFLDEIAEMELSLQAKLLRVLQEKEVVRVGSNKPLKINTRIIAATHRNLLDEVKKNRFREDLYYRLYGLQINLPPLREREKDIILLAKYFITQFCKDNQLPVKKMSAKAQNKLLAYHFPGNVRELKSIIELAVVMSNNDMIESDDILFSQSNFETELLSQNLTMEQFEKKIILHVLSQCNGNVIQAAEKLNIGKSTIYRLLNKEKSNSED